A section of the Apodemus sylvaticus chromosome 10, mApoSyl1.1, whole genome shotgun sequence genome encodes:
- the Utp18 gene encoding U3 small nucleolar RNA-associated protein 18 homolog, with protein sequence MRSSAPRERLRFSELRMPPERRNRTKRDRRTGTMPGRKARPGSGNTPGKAARSSQRTLPAGTSAAPSAVSAAAAAAEEEESRLRQRNRLTLEYDKPSAERCLEQLVFGDVEDDEDALLQRLRSSRGQLHGSSDDSEVENEAKDNLSQKRKPVWVDEDDEDEEIVDMKNNRFRKDIMKNASESKLSKEKLQKRLKEEFQHAMGGVPDWAETGSKRRTSSDDESEEDEDDLLQRTGNFISTSTSLPRGILKMKNCRPANAERPTTARISSVQFHPGAQVVMVSGVDNAISLFQVDGKTNPKIQSIYLEKFPIFKACFSANGEEVLATSMHSKVLYVYDMLAGKLIPVHQVRGLKEKRVKRFEVSPDGSFLLISGIAGFSHLLSMKTKELIGSMKINGRIAASTFSSDSKRIYNTSGNGEVYVWDVNSRKCINRFLDEGSLYGLSIAVSKNGQYVACGSKSGVVNIYNQDSCLQQTNPKPIKAIMNLVTGVTSLAFNPTTEILAVASRKMKDAVRLVHLPSCTVFSNFPVFKKSTVSRVQTMDFSPRSGYFALGNEQGKALMYRLHHYSDF encoded by the exons ATGCGCAGTAGTGCTCCACGTGAACGTCTGCGTTTCTCAGAGTTGAGGATGCCGCCCGAACGCAGGAACCGGACGAAACGAGACCGGAGAACCGGCACAATGCCGGGGAGAAAAGCCCGACCCGGGAGCGGTAACACGCCCGGAAAGGCCGCCCGTTCATCCCAACGGACACTGCCGGCCGGGACGAGCGCGGCCCCTAGCGCGGTGTccgcggcagcggcggcggcggaggaggaggagagccgGCTCCGGCAGCGGAACCGCCTGACGCTGGAGTACGACAAGCCGTCCGCCGAGCGCTGCCTGGAGCAGCTTGTCTTCGGCGACGTCGAGGACGACGAGGACGCGCTGCTGCAGCGGCTGCGGAGCTCGCGG GGTCAGCTACATGGAAGCTCAGATGACTCGGAAGTGGAAAATGAAGCCAAAGACaatctttctcagaagaggaAGCCAGTTTGGGTGGATGAAGATGATGAAGACGAGGAAAT AGTCGACATGAAGAACAATCGATTTCGGAAAGATATAATGAAAAATGCCAGTGAAAGTAAACTTTCAAAAGAGAAACTTCAAAAGAGACTTAAAGAAGA atTCCAGCATGCCATGGGAGGAGTACCTGACTGGGCAGAGACTGGGAGCAAGCGGAGGACATCTTCAGATG ATGAAAGTGAAGAGGATGAAGATGATTTGTTGCAAAGGACTGGGAATTTCATATCCACATCCACTTCTCTTCCAAGAGGAATCTTGAAG ATGAAGAACTGCCGGCCTGCCAATGCTGAACGGCCTACCACTGCTCGGATCTCATCAGTACAGTTCCATCCTGGAGCACAGGTGGTGATGGTCTCTGGGGTAGATAATGCTATCTCATTGTTTCAG GTTGATGGCAAAACAAACCCTAAAATCCAGAGCATCTATTTGGAAAAGTTTCCAATCTTTAAGGCTTGTTTCAGTGCTAATGGAGAAGAGGTTTTAGCCACAAGTATGCATAGCAAGGTTCTTTATGTCTATGATATGCTAGCTGGGAAGTTAATTCCTGTACATCAAGTGAGAG gtttgaaagagaaaagagtgAAGCGATTTGAAGTCTCCCCTGATGGATCCTTCTTGCTCATAAGCGGCATTGCTGGGTTTTCTCATTTGCTATCAATGAAG ACCAAAGAACTGATAGGTAGCATGAAGATTAATGGACGAATTGCGGCATCTACATTCTCTTCAGATAGTAAGAGGATATATAACACTTCTG GGAATGGAGAAGTTTATGTGTGGGATGTGAATTCAAGGAAGTGCATTAACAGATTTCTTGATGAAGGCAGTTTATATGGATTAAGCATTGCTGTGTCAAAGAATGGACAGTATGTGGCTTGTGG tTCTAAGAGTGGAGTAGTAAACATATACAATCAAGATTCCTGCCtccaacaaacaaacccaaagccAATAAAAGCTATAATGAACCTGGTTACTGGTGTTACTTCTTTGGCCTTCAATCCTACCACAGAAATCTTGGCGGTGGCTTCCAGAAAAATGAAAGACGCTGTCAGATTG GTTCATCTTCCTTCCTGTACAGTCTTTTCTAActttccagtttttaaaaagagtacTGTTTCTCGTGTTCAAACCATGGATTTTTCTCCCAGAAGTGGATACTTTGCCTTAGGGAATGAGCAGGGCAAGGCCCTGATGTATAG GTTGCATCATTATTCAGacttctga